ACTGCCCGGGCTCTCCGTGTTCAGGGGCTACCGGCGCAGCTGGCTGCGCGGCGACCTGCTGGCCGGCGGCACGGTCGCGGCCTACCTCGTGCCGCAGGTCATGGCGTACGCCGGTGTTGCGGGCCTGCCGCCGGTCGCGGGGCTCTGGGCGATCCTTCCGGCGCTGGGCGTGTACGCGCTCCTCGGCTCGTCCCGGCTGCTGTCGGTGGGCCCCGAGTCGACGACGGCGCTGATGACCGCGACCGTGGTCGGGCCGCTCGCCGGCGGGGACGCCGAGCGCTACGCGGTGCTCGCCGCCACCCTCGCCGTGGTCGTCGGCGTGCTGTTCGCCGTCGCGTGGCTGGCCCGGCTGGGATTCGTCGCCGACCTGCTCTCGCATCCCGTCCTGATCGGCTACCTGGCCGGGGTCGCGCTGATCATGATGGTGGACCAGCTGTCCAAGCTCACCGGCGTCGCGGTGGAGGGCGAGGGCTTCGGCCCGCAGCTGAGGTACTTCGTGCAGCACCTCTCGCAGGCGGACACCGCCACCGTCGTCCTCAGTGCGGCCGCGCTGCTCCTGCTCTTCGCGCTCCAGCACTGGCTGCCGCGGCTCCCCGGGCCGCTGCTGGCCGTCGTCCTCGGCACGGCGGTGGTGGCGGCCTTCGGCCTGCAGGACCACGGCATCGCCGTCATCGGCACGATCCCGGCCGGACTGCCCACCTTCTCCCTGCCGGATCTGGGCGAGGTGCACCGGCTGCTGCTGCCCGCCCTCGGGGTGCTGCTCGTCGGCTACACGGACGTGATCCTCACCGCGCGGGCCTTCGAGTCCCGTGAGGAGGGCGAGCAGCTGGACGCGGACCAGGAGCTGCTCGCGCTGGGCGGGGCCAACCTCGGTGCCGGCTTCCTGCACGGGTTCCCGGTGAGCAGCAGCGCCAGCCGCACGGCACTCGCCCAGTCGGCCGGCGGCCGCACCCAGGGGTACGCGCTGGCCGCGGGTGCGGTCGTGCTCGCCGTCCTGCTCTTCCTGGGCCCCCTGCTGACGTACACGCCGTCGGCGGTGCTCGGCGCCCTCGTGGTGTTCGCGGCGATCCGGATGA
The Kitasatospora paranensis genome window above contains:
- a CDS encoding SulP family inorganic anion transporter; this encodes MPRPVPPGGGWRPAAPSLPGLSVFRGYRRSWLRGDLLAGGTVAAYLVPQVMAYAGVAGLPPVAGLWAILPALGVYALLGSSRLLSVGPESTTALMTATVVGPLAGGDAERYAVLAATLAVVVGVLFAVAWLARLGFVADLLSHPVLIGYLAGVALIMMVDQLSKLTGVAVEGEGFGPQLRYFVQHLSQADTATVVLSAAALLLLFALQHWLPRLPGPLLAVVLGTAVVAAFGLQDHGIAVIGTIPAGLPTFSLPDLGEVHRLLLPALGVLLVGYTDVILTARAFESREEGEQLDADQELLALGGANLGAGFLHGFPVSSSASRTALAQSAGGRTQGYALAAGAVVLAVLLFLGPLLTYTPSAVLGALVVFAAIRMIDVSGLRRLKRFRRRELLLAIGCLVGVLALDILYGVLVAVGLSVAELLSRVARPHDAVQGLVPGVPGMHDIDDYPQARTVPGLVVYRYDSPLFFANAENFRSRALAAVAEERDPVRWFVLNTEANVEVDITALDAVEALRAELADRGVVFALARVKQDLQDELDAYGLTGSVGADRIFPTLPTAVAAYRAWEAGAGPGP